The following are encoded together in the Erpetoichthys calabaricus chromosome 1 unlocalized genomic scaffold, fErpCal1.3 SUPER_1_unloc_2, whole genome shotgun sequence genome:
- the LOC127526355 gene encoding gastrula zinc finger protein XlCGF57.1-like translates to MDVKQETCDVDSNIMEKAINIKEDDCQWESIYLKQECLSIKEEDSELQPVSIKEEPEEKSVSIETHKHTNLDSIKEDHCHDGCQDGMVTRLDSSHSRHCSSPEPSINVKSESLESEPMRAEETASVRAQKNKRPPSKKSGKRKKDHCSVECGREFTNRSALQKHTRVHTGKKTYCCNECGKQFSKKGDLQIHTRVHTGEKPYCCNECGKQFSKTGDLQIHTRVHTGEKPYCCNECGKQFSHKGNLQKHTSVHTGEKPYCCNECGKQFSQKGHLQIHTRVHTGEKPYCCNECGKQFSKKGHLQIHTRVHTGEKPYCCNECGKQFSHKGNLQKHMRVHTGEKPYCCNECGKQFSHKGSLQIHMRVHTGEKPYCCNECGEQFSQISSLQTHTRVHTGEKPYCCNECRKQFSQMRSLHKHSRVHTAEKPYCCNECGKQFSQIGHLQKHTRVHTREKTYCCIECGKQFSQIENLQRHTRVHNRIKRVAVQKSV, encoded by the exons ATGGATGTGAAACAAGAGACCTGTGATGTGGACTCAAATATCATGGAGAAAGCTATAAATATTAAGGAGGATGACTGTCAGTGGGAGTCCATCTACCTTAAACAGGAATGTCTGAGCATCAAGGAGGAGGACAGTGAACTGCAGCCAGTGAGCATTAAAGAAGAACCAGAAGAGAAGTCTGTCAGTATTGAGACACATAAACATACAAATCTGGACAGTATAAAAGAAGACCACTGTCATGATGGGTGTCAAGATGGAATGGTGACCAGGTTAGACTCTTCTCATAGCAGACACTGTTCATCTCCAGAGCCTTCTATCAATGTGAAGTCTGAATCATTAGAGTCTGAACCAATGAGGGCTGAGGAAACTGCATCTGTTAGAGCTCAGAAAAATAAGCGACCACCTTCAAAGAagtctggaaaaa gaaAGAAAGATCACTGCAGTGTGGAATGTGGCAGAGAATTCACTAACAGGAGTGCTCTTCagaaacacacgagagttcacacaggaaagaagacatattgctgtaatgaatgtggtaaacagttttcaaaaaaaggcgatcttcagatacacactagagttcacactggagagaagccgtattgctgtaatgaatgtggtaaacagttttcaaaaacaggcgatcttcagatacacacaagagttcacactggagagaagccatattgctgtaatgaatgtggtaaacagttttcacataaaggcaatcttcagaaacacacgagcgttcacactggagagaagccatattgctgtaatgaatgtggcaaacagttttcacaaaaaggccatcttcagatacacacgagagttcacacgggagagaagccgtattgctgtaatgaatgtggtaaacagttttcaaaaaaaggccatcttcagatacacacgagagttcacactggagagaagccatattgctgtaatgaatgtggtaaacagttttcacataaaggcaatcttcagaaacacatgagagttcacactggagagaagccatattgctgtaatgaatgtggtaaacagttttcacataaaggCAGTCTTCAGATACAcatgagagttcacactggagagaagccatattgctgtaatgaatgtggtgaacagttttcacaaataagCAGTCTTCAAacacacacgagagttcacaccggagagaagccatattgctgtaatgaatgtcgtaaacagttttcacaaatgcgCAGTCTTCACAAACACAGTAGAGTTCACACTgcagagaagccatattgctgtaatgaatgtggtaaacagttttcacaaataggCCATCTACagaaacacacgagagttcacactagagagaagacatattgctgtattgaatgtggcaaacagttttcacagatagagaatcttcagagacacacaagagttcacaacagaataaaaaggGTAGCTGTTCAAAAATCAGTCTAG